Proteins encoded by one window of Actinocorallia herbida:
- a CDS encoding TRAFAC clade GTPase domain-containing protein, translating into MPILYVLAAVVWTAVMWAGFVYVFPPLFGITLAVVTVAAFGYYYVIACRALVPAGAAGLSPVKPSDGRYRHYLVGQVWRDWLALVREVGPRVHRMADASVRRLTTVLLRGWWGFFLFPVWAALCGGIVLAAVPVVLIGAALTVLYAVVAAIGLAGWLVCVALLAGLDRLLSIRGRILQTCPHPSCYRRIGLPVYVCPRCTRRHGRLVPSTAGAFRHVCACGARLPTTVALGRYRLTAHCPHCAGRLPDRIGRVRVEPVPFIGGPAAGKTTFMFLAIRALHARSREIEGHVAFVEQRHQQAYAGAVAEFARGGRLAKTGPELPLATMVDAELPHEHRILYLFDPAGELFTGAASVEALRYLDHSEALVFVLDPFALPEVQRSLTEDERARLRTTSGEAPSDEDPSDTLQRVLNDLRSRKDRGRQRRVAVVVTKTDLLLGTSVGRDVRADPRAWLDSLGLGNTLRTLDQLAEEVRVFPSGLDAPISALADLVGWVAGLTLSARGALIPDLPPDLSEVPPALPLRDPWRPKGRTPDFVPLGHQAGRWTLLTTLSLIPLATSLLTLHHLLP; encoded by the coding sequence GTGCCGATCCTCTATGTGCTCGCCGCGGTGGTGTGGACCGCCGTGATGTGGGCCGGGTTCGTCTACGTCTTTCCTCCTCTGTTCGGGATCACCCTCGCGGTCGTCACCGTCGCGGCCTTCGGCTACTACTACGTCATCGCCTGCCGGGCCCTGGTGCCCGCCGGAGCCGCCGGCCTGTCTCCCGTGAAGCCGTCGGACGGCCGATACCGGCACTACCTCGTCGGCCAGGTCTGGCGGGACTGGCTGGCGCTGGTCCGCGAGGTCGGCCCGCGCGTCCACCGGATGGCCGACGCCTCGGTCCGGCGGCTCACCACGGTGCTGCTCCGAGGCTGGTGGGGGTTCTTCCTCTTTCCCGTCTGGGCCGCCCTGTGCGGCGGGATCGTGCTGGCCGCGGTGCCGGTCGTGCTGATCGGCGCCGCCCTCACCGTCCTGTACGCGGTCGTCGCCGCGATCGGGCTCGCCGGGTGGCTCGTGTGCGTGGCGCTGCTCGCGGGGCTCGACCGGCTGCTGTCGATCCGCGGCCGGATTCTCCAGACCTGCCCGCACCCGAGCTGCTACCGGCGGATCGGCCTGCCCGTCTATGTCTGCCCGCGCTGCACCCGGCGGCACGGCAGGCTCGTCCCCTCGACGGCCGGGGCGTTCCGGCACGTCTGCGCGTGCGGGGCCAGGCTGCCGACGACCGTCGCGCTCGGCAGGTACCGGCTCACCGCGCACTGCCCGCACTGCGCCGGACGACTTCCGGACCGGATCGGCCGGGTCAGGGTCGAGCCCGTGCCGTTCATCGGCGGCCCCGCGGCGGGCAAGACGACCTTCATGTTCCTGGCGATCCGGGCGCTGCACGCGCGGTCCCGCGAGATCGAGGGTCATGTCGCGTTCGTCGAGCAGCGCCACCAGCAGGCGTACGCGGGCGCGGTCGCGGAGTTCGCGCGCGGCGGACGGCTCGCCAAGACCGGGCCCGAGCTTCCCCTCGCGACCATGGTCGACGCCGAGCTCCCGCACGAGCATCGCATCCTCTACCTCTTCGACCCGGCCGGCGAGCTGTTCACCGGCGCCGCCTCGGTGGAGGCGCTGCGCTACCTCGACCACAGCGAGGCCCTCGTCTTCGTGCTCGACCCGTTCGCACTGCCCGAGGTGCAGCGCTCCCTCACCGAGGACGAACGGGCGAGGCTGCGCACCACCTCCGGCGAGGCGCCGTCGGACGAGGACCCTTCCGACACCCTCCAGCGGGTGCTGAACGATCTCCGCTCCCGCAAGGACCGGGGCAGGCAGCGCCGGGTCGCCGTGGTGGTCACCAAGACCGATCTGCTCCTCGGCACGTCCGTCGGCCGCGACGTGCGGGCCGACCCGCGCGCGTGGCTGGACTCCCTCGGACTCGGCAACACCCTGCGCACCCTGGACCAGCTCGCCGAGGAGGTCCGCGTCTTCCCCTCGGGTCTGGACGCCCCCATCTCCGCGCTCGCCGACCTCGTCGGCTGGGTCGCGGGCCTCACGCTCTCCGCCCGCGGCGCCCTCATCCCCGACCTCCCGCCCGACCTCTCCGAGGTTCCCCCCGCCCTCCCCCTCCGCGACCCCTGGCGTCCCAAGGGCCGCACCCCCGACTTCGTCCCCCTGGGCCACCAGGCCGGCCGCTGGACCCTTCTCACCACCCTCTCCCTCATCCCCCTCGCCACCTCCCTGCTCACCCTCCACCACCTCCTCCCCTGA
- a CDS encoding PASTA domain-containing protein: protein MSAETDPVPEQQAPAEQAPAEMSKKTMVLLAGAMSVCVALILGVTLLVGVDGPGGADRPPGVGTVPKVEGLTLLKATQALAQRRLAVGGVARVPSSLPAGVIVYTAPSAGAPVGEGSPVTLYVSNGSGEEDATPSRAAVPYLLGVDAEDAARVLRKMDLRLEPAGSRGPITRQDPAPGTEVAGGSAVRVAVGEPAGPGSEPTP from the coding sequence ATGTCCGCCGAGACCGATCCGGTGCCCGAGCAGCAGGCGCCCGCCGAACAGGCGCCCGCCGAGATGTCCAAGAAGACGATGGTCCTGCTCGCCGGGGCGATGAGCGTGTGCGTCGCGCTGATCCTGGGCGTGACGCTGCTCGTCGGAGTCGACGGGCCGGGCGGGGCGGACCGGCCTCCGGGAGTGGGCACCGTCCCCAAGGTCGAGGGGCTGACGCTGCTGAAGGCGACCCAGGCCCTGGCGCAGCGGCGGCTGGCGGTCGGCGGGGTGGCGCGGGTGCCTTCCTCGCTGCCCGCCGGGGTGATCGTCTACACCGCGCCCAGCGCGGGCGCCCCCGTCGGGGAAGGCTCCCCGGTCACCCTCTATGTGTCGAACGGCAGCGGCGAAGAGGACGCCACGCCCTCCCGGGCCGCGGTGCCCTACCTCCTCGGCGTCGACGCCGAGGACGCCGCGCGGGTGCTGCGCAAGATGGACCTGCGGCTGGAGCCGGCCGGATCCCGGGGGCCGATCACCCGCCAGGACCCCGCCCCGGGGACCGAGGTCGCCGGGGGCAGCGCCGTCCGGGTGGCCGTCGGGGAGCCTGCCGGTCCGGGCTCTGAACCCACGCCATAG